A single genomic interval of Spirosoma taeanense harbors:
- a CDS encoding RNA polymerase sigma factor: MPRSRTQSGPDDETLWNLFRGGDENAFARLYQNYVQTLYHYCAHFATDRALIKDCIHDLFVELWKHRTTIGPTTSVRFYLMASIKRKLVRHLTAEQKLVSQDDITNGRRIGDTLPGADPSHENQLIAFEEDSFMNECLHQALEKLPRRQREAVHLRYFQNMSNEEISALMQINIQSVYNLIFGAMSNLKRYVTPESVSL, translated from the coding sequence ATGCCCCGTTCTCGTACCCAGTCCGGCCCGGATGATGAAACGCTTTGGAACCTATTCAGAGGTGGTGATGAAAACGCTTTCGCTCGCTTGTATCAAAACTATGTTCAAACCCTTTACCACTATTGCGCCCACTTTGCTACCGACCGCGCACTGATTAAAGATTGCATTCACGACCTGTTCGTTGAATTGTGGAAACATCGGACAACCATCGGCCCGACAACTTCGGTCCGGTTTTATCTGATGGCTTCCATCAAACGGAAACTGGTTCGTCACCTGACCGCCGAGCAGAAGCTGGTCAGTCAGGACGACATCACCAATGGCCGGCGTATCGGTGATACGCTCCCCGGCGCTGATCCGTCGCACGAGAACCAGCTGATTGCCTTTGAAGAAGATTCTTTTATGAATGAATGCCTGCATCAGGCTCTTGAAAAATTACCCCGCCGTCAGCGTGAAGCCGTTCACCTGCGGTATTTTCAGAACATGAGCAACGAAGAAATTTCGGCTCTGATGCAGATCAATATTCAATCGGTCTATAACCTGATCTTTGGTGCAATGAGCAACCTTAAGCGGTACGTTACCCCAGAGAGCGTTTCTCTTTAA
- a CDS encoding acyltransferase family protein — translation MDAYRGFVMFLMAAELLQFHKLHEAFPDSAFWAFLAYHQSHVEWAGCSLHDLIQPSFSFLVGVALPYSLASRLTQGHSFGHQFAHALRRSLILVLLGVFLRSIHASQTYFTFEDTLSQIGLGYPFLFLLGYARPRTGWIAFAGILVLYWLAFVLYPAPGPNFDYTAVGVPANWPEHYTGLMVHFNKNSNLAWAFDTWFLNLFPREHPFLFNGGGYATLSFIPTLGTMLLGLQVGRWLRAGLAHNAVLKRLLIAGAAGITLGLMLQVTGICPVVKRIWTPAWVLFSGGWCCWLLAGFYALIDRADKRGWAFPLVVIGMNSIAIYCLVHLIDRFIINSFYIHLGHGPFQVFGPVYEPLLIGIATLAVFYLILWWMYRRKLFIRI, via the coding sequence ATGGATGCCTACCGGGGTTTTGTCATGTTTCTGATGGCAGCCGAATTGCTGCAGTTTCATAAGTTACACGAGGCCTTTCCCGACAGCGCCTTCTGGGCGTTTCTGGCCTATCACCAAAGTCATGTCGAATGGGCGGGCTGTTCGCTGCACGACCTGATTCAGCCGTCGTTTTCGTTTCTGGTGGGTGTTGCTCTGCCTTATTCCCTCGCCAGCCGATTAACCCAGGGGCATTCATTTGGTCATCAGTTCGCTCACGCGCTCCGGCGGTCGCTGATTCTGGTTTTGCTGGGCGTTTTTTTACGTTCCATCCACGCCAGCCAGACCTATTTTACGTTCGAGGATACGCTGTCGCAGATTGGTTTAGGCTACCCGTTTTTATTTCTGCTGGGCTACGCCCGACCCCGCACCGGCTGGATTGCCTTTGCCGGTATTCTGGTGTTGTATTGGCTGGCTTTCGTTCTCTACCCAGCCCCCGGCCCAAATTTCGATTATACCGCCGTAGGCGTACCAGCCAACTGGCCGGAGCATTATACGGGTCTGATGGTTCACTTCAACAAAAACAGCAACCTCGCCTGGGCGTTTGATACATGGTTTCTGAACCTGTTCCCGCGCGAACATCCGTTCCTGTTTAACGGGGGCGGTTACGCCACGCTTAGCTTTATCCCGACCCTCGGCACGATGCTGCTGGGCCTCCAGGTCGGTCGCTGGCTGCGCGCCGGACTAGCGCATAACGCCGTCCTAAAACGATTACTCATTGCCGGTGCTGCCGGGATTACGCTGGGACTTATGCTGCAGGTGACGGGCATCTGCCCCGTAGTCAAGCGCATCTGGACGCCGGCCTGGGTTTTGTTCAGCGGTGGCTGGTGCTGCTGGCTGCTGGCCGGGTTCTACGCCCTGATCGACAGAGCCGACAAACGCGGCTGGGCCTTCCCGCTCGTGGTGATCGGCATGAACTCCATTGCCATTTACTGCCTGGTGCATTTGATTGACCGCTTCATCATTAACTCCTTTTATATTCATCTTGGTCACGGTCCGTTTCAGGTGTTTGGCCCGGTTTATGAACCCCTGCTGATTGGTATAGCCACGCTGGCGGTTTTTTATCTGATTCTCTGGTGGATGTACCGCCGAAAACTTTTCATCCGTATCTGA
- a CDS encoding SDR family NAD(P)-dependent oxidoreductase, producing MFSLKNKTALITGGASGIGLAIAKTFAQAGASVHILDLNQDQAEQAADDIRQAGGQAASHAVDVSNQQQAIDVVGRIASREPIHILVNNAGVSHIGTVETTTEADFDRIFRINVKGVYNCLYAVIPHLKANGGGVILNMASVAATLGLSDRFAYSMSKGAVLTMTLSVAKDYLNDNIRCNCISPARVHTPFVDGFLAKNYPGREAEMFEKLSKTQPIGRMAEPQEVGALALYLCSDEAGFITGTDYPLDGGFIRLNS from the coding sequence ATGTTTTCACTTAAAAACAAAACGGCTCTCATTACCGGCGGAGCCAGTGGAATCGGGTTGGCTATCGCTAAAACGTTTGCTCAGGCCGGGGCGTCCGTCCACATTCTGGACCTCAACCAGGATCAGGCTGAGCAGGCCGCAGACGACATCCGGCAGGCGGGGGGCCAGGCTGCGAGCCATGCCGTTGACGTATCGAATCAGCAGCAGGCCATTGATGTTGTCGGCCGCATTGCCAGTCGGGAACCCATTCATATTCTGGTCAATAACGCGGGGGTATCGCATATCGGCACCGTTGAAACCACAACCGAAGCCGACTTCGACCGTATTTTCCGGATCAATGTTAAAGGCGTTTACAACTGTCTTTACGCGGTCATTCCGCACCTGAAAGCTAACGGTGGTGGCGTTATTCTGAACATGGCTTCGGTGGCCGCAACGCTGGGTTTGTCTGATCGCTTTGCGTACTCGATGAGTAAGGGTGCGGTGCTGACCATGACGCTATCGGTCGCAAAGGATTACCTCAACGACAATATTCGCTGCAACTGCATTTCACCCGCGCGGGTGCATACGCCCTTCGTTGATGGGTTTCTGGCCAAAAATTATCCCGGTCGGGAAGCTGAGATGTTTGAAAAACTGTCGAAAACGCAGCCCATTGGCCGCATGGCTGAGCCCCAGGAAGTAGGCGCCCTGGCTCTGTATCTCTGCTCTGACGAAGCCGGTTTCATTACGGGAACGGATTATCCGCTGGACGGTGGGTTCATCCGGCTGAATAGCTGA
- a CDS encoding UxaA family hydrolase, which translates to MPARVLKVHPADNVIVALRDLSAGEQIEFDGQTYVLPYAVGAKHKFVTEDRQPGDPIRMYGVLVGKATRPIQRGEPITTFNLKHDADRYGLDKKQPYAWLPPDVSRWQNRTFMGYHRADGSVGTRNYWLVVPLVFCENRNVLILKDAFERELGYAQPETYREQVHELLSLYRAGDLDVIKKMQPFVDASQNRTLPQPNPTKANRPFKNVDGIKFLTHEMGCGGTRQDSAYLGSLLAGFINNPNVAGATVLSLGCQHLQADTIENEIKRQNPKFNKPLLIFEQQAGTEYALMAQAVKETFLGLIQIDNVERQPAPLSALTIGLKCGGSDGFSGISANPVLGQLSDIVVGLGGKTVLAEFPELNGVEQELINRTPDTAKAQKFIDLMGSYSASAEAVGSGFDMNPSPGNIKDGLITDAIKSAGAAKKGGTAPVADVLDYAEPATTPGLNLLCTPGNDVEATTGMAGSGTNVILFTTGLGTPTGNPVCPVVKISTNTVLQRRMPDVIDFDSGPIIDGEQSIEQNADALLEYIVRLASGEEITQAERLGQDDFIPWKRGVSL; encoded by the coding sequence ATGCCTGCCCGCGTATTGAAAGTCCACCCCGCCGATAACGTCATCGTCGCCCTGCGCGATCTGTCGGCCGGGGAGCAAATCGAATTCGATGGCCAGACCTACGTACTGCCGTATGCCGTAGGGGCTAAACATAAATTCGTCACCGAAGACCGCCAGCCCGGCGATCCAATCAGGATGTATGGCGTGCTGGTGGGTAAGGCTACCCGGCCCATCCAGCGGGGTGAACCCATCACGACCTTTAATCTCAAACACGACGCCGATCGCTACGGCCTCGACAAAAAACAGCCTTACGCCTGGCTGCCGCCCGATGTATCGCGCTGGCAGAATCGCACCTTCATGGGCTATCACCGCGCTGATGGCAGCGTTGGGACCCGTAACTACTGGCTTGTGGTGCCGTTGGTGTTCTGCGAAAACCGCAATGTGTTGATTTTGAAGGACGCTTTCGAGCGCGAACTGGGGTACGCCCAGCCCGAAACGTACCGCGAACAAGTGCATGAACTCCTGAGCCTATACCGGGCGGGCGATCTGGACGTCATTAAAAAGATGCAGCCGTTTGTCGATGCCTCGCAGAATCGGACGTTACCCCAGCCTAACCCAACGAAAGCGAACCGGCCCTTCAAAAACGTTGACGGGATCAAGTTCCTGACGCATGAGATGGGCTGTGGCGGCACCCGGCAGGATTCGGCTTATCTGGGCTCGCTGCTGGCGGGGTTCATTAACAACCCGAACGTAGCAGGTGCAACGGTGCTGAGCCTGGGCTGCCAGCACCTGCAGGCCGACACGATCGAAAATGAAATCAAGCGCCAGAATCCGAAGTTCAATAAACCTCTGCTGATATTTGAACAGCAGGCCGGCACCGAATATGCTCTGATGGCGCAGGCGGTGAAAGAAACGTTTCTGGGCCTGATCCAGATCGACAACGTTGAACGGCAGCCCGCTCCGCTGAGCGCATTGACTATCGGACTGAAATGTGGTGGTTCCGATGGCTTTTCGGGTATTTCTGCCAATCCGGTGCTGGGTCAACTGTCGGATATTGTAGTTGGGCTTGGTGGCAAAACTGTGCTGGCCGAATTTCCTGAACTCAACGGCGTGGAGCAGGAACTGATTAATCGCACGCCCGACACAGCCAAAGCCCAGAAATTCATTGACCTGATGGGCAGCTATTCCGCTTCGGCCGAAGCCGTTGGGTCGGGTTTCGATATGAACCCGTCGCCGGGTAATATTAAGGATGGTCTGATTACCGACGCTATCAAGTCGGCGGGAGCCGCCAAAAAAGGCGGGACCGCCCCCGTTGCCGATGTACTGGACTACGCCGAACCCGCCACCACGCCCGGTCTGAACCTGCTCTGCACCCCCGGCAACGACGTAGAAGCGACGACGGGCATGGCCGGGTCGGGTACCAACGTCATTCTGTTCACGACTGGTCTGGGAACGCCTACGGGGAATCCCGTTTGTCCGGTCGTGAAGATTTCGACCAACACGGTCCTCCAACGGCGCATGCCCGACGTCATCGATTTTGACAGCGGCCCCATTATCGATGGCGAGCAAAGTATTGAACAAAATGCCGATGCCCTGCTGGAGTACATTGTCCGGCTGGCTTCGGGCGAAGAAATTACCCAGGCCGAACGGTTGGGGCAGGACGATTTTATTCCCTGGAAACGGGGGGTATCACTTTAA
- the ade gene encoding adenine deaminase — protein MPTANILNLFDQTIYYGTLTVENGRIARFERLGPERADEPYLLPGFVDAHVHIESSLLTPPQFARLAVVHGTVATVSDPHEIGNVLGVPGVEYMIQEGKRVPFKFMFGAPSCVPATAFETAGATIGVSDVRYLLGLKEIGYLAEMMNFPGVLQQDGEVMAKIALANAFNKPIDGHAPGLTGEDAQRYIDAGITTDHECFTFEEGLDKARRGMHILIREGSAARNFEALIPLLSEFPTQIMFCSDDKHPDTLAQGHINQLVVRARAKGHSLWNILRAACMNPVLHYRLPVGLLREGDPADYILVEDLQSFRVRQTVINGEIVAEDGQSRIPDLRSAALNQFNCSPKEPAEFIVPASTDGEATGLIRVIEALDGQLITNELHLEPKLENGQLVPDVDRDLLKLAVVNRYEDMPPAVAFIKNFGLKQGAIASSVGHDSHNITAVGCDDASICRAVNLVIEAGGGLSAVAGTAPHEHDSELMSRRTFLHLTTTADEQLLPLPVAGLMTDTDGYEIAAQYTLLDEFAKANLGSVLAAPYMTLSFMALLVIPSLKLSDRGLFNGNRFIFTPLQIVK, from the coding sequence ATGCCCACGGCCAATATTCTGAATCTTTTCGACCAGACAATTTATTACGGCACCCTGACCGTCGAGAACGGACGGATTGCCCGCTTCGAACGACTCGGGCCCGAGCGGGCGGATGAGCCTTATCTGCTGCCGGGTTTTGTAGATGCCCATGTTCACATTGAAAGCTCGCTGCTTACCCCGCCCCAGTTCGCGCGGCTGGCCGTGGTGCATGGCACGGTCGCAACCGTATCAGACCCTCACGAAATTGGTAACGTGCTGGGCGTACCGGGTGTTGAGTATATGATTCAGGAAGGCAAACGGGTTCCGTTTAAATTTATGTTCGGCGCGCCCTCATGCGTCCCGGCAACGGCTTTCGAAACGGCGGGGGCCACCATTGGCGTCAGCGACGTCAGGTATCTGCTCGGTCTGAAAGAGATTGGCTACCTCGCCGAGATGATGAATTTTCCGGGTGTGCTGCAGCAGGATGGCGAGGTCATGGCCAAAATCGCCCTGGCCAATGCTTTCAACAAACCCATTGACGGCCACGCCCCCGGTCTTACCGGCGAAGACGCGCAACGTTACATCGACGCCGGTATTACAACCGATCACGAGTGCTTTACGTTTGAAGAAGGTCTGGACAAGGCCCGGCGGGGTATGCACATCCTGATTCGTGAAGGCAGCGCGGCCCGTAACTTCGAGGCTCTGATTCCGCTGCTAAGCGAGTTTCCGACTCAGATTATGTTCTGTTCGGACGACAAGCATCCCGATACTCTGGCCCAGGGACATATTAATCAACTGGTGGTGCGTGCGCGGGCAAAGGGCCATTCGCTCTGGAACATTCTGCGGGCGGCCTGTATGAACCCGGTTCTGCATTACCGGCTGCCGGTGGGTCTGCTGCGCGAGGGTGACCCGGCCGATTATATTCTGGTCGAAGATTTACAGAGCTTCCGGGTTCGGCAAACGGTTATCAATGGTGAGATCGTAGCTGAAGATGGTCAATCCCGGATTCCGGATCTGCGCAGTGCAGCCCTGAATCAGTTCAACTGCTCCCCGAAAGAACCCGCCGAGTTTATCGTCCCGGCTTCCACAGATGGTGAAGCGACGGGCCTGATCCGCGTGATTGAAGCGCTCGATGGCCAGCTGATCACCAACGAACTGCACCTGGAGCCGAAACTTGAAAACGGCCAGCTCGTGCCGGACGTGGATCGGGATTTGCTCAAGCTCGCTGTCGTTAACCGTTATGAGGATATGCCCCCGGCGGTCGCTTTCATTAAAAACTTTGGATTGAAACAGGGTGCCATTGCCTCATCGGTGGGGCACGACTCCCACAACATCACGGCGGTAGGCTGCGACGACGCCAGTATCTGCCGGGCCGTTAATCTGGTTATTGAGGCCGGCGGTGGGCTGTCGGCGGTGGCCGGAACGGCTCCTCACGAACACGACTCCGAGCTGATGAGCCGACGAACATTCCTGCATCTGACTACCACAGCCGACGAACAACTGCTGCCGCTGCCCGTTGCCGGTTTGATGACGGACACGGATGGGTATGAGATTGCGGCCCAATACACGTTGCTCGACGAGTTTGCCAAAGCAAATTTGGGGAGTGTCCTCGCTGCGCCCTATATGACACTGTCCTTTATGGCTTTGCTGGTGATACCTTCTTTAAAGCTCAGCGACCGCGGTTTGTTCAACGGAAATCGATTCATATTTACCCCTCTTCAAATTGTGAAATAA
- a CDS encoding replication-associated recombination protein A, which produces MNTDSTPLPERVRPRTLDDVIGQRKLIGPMGALRRAVNAGRLPSMILWGPPGVGKTTLALLLAETVKRPFVALSAINSGVKEIRDVLSRPSGMFPPVVFIDEIHRFNKSQQDALLGAVEKGQITLIGATTENPSFEVNSALLSRCQVYILEALSREELIQVVDRAIAQDAFLQSKQIQIESYDALLRLSGGDGRKLLNLLELVASAHVSTEPLFITDEVVTTVAQQNIARYDKSGEQHYDIISAFIKSLRGSDPNAALYWMARMIVAGEDPVFIARRMLILASEDIGNANPTALIMASEAVQAIKAIGMPEGRIILSQVAVYLATSPKSNASYVAINDAIALAEQTAHLPVPLHLRNAPTKLMKQIGYGNEYQYAHEYEGNFTLQNFLPEDLKGQKLYEPGQNAREAEIRRNLQKWWGEWYGY; this is translated from the coding sequence ATGAATACGGACTCAACGCCCCTACCCGAACGGGTTCGCCCCCGCACCCTCGACGATGTAATTGGCCAGCGTAAATTAATTGGCCCTATGGGTGCGCTGCGCCGGGCTGTTAACGCCGGGCGGCTGCCCTCCATGATTTTGTGGGGACCGCCGGGCGTGGGCAAAACAACCCTGGCTCTGCTGCTGGCCGAAACCGTCAAGCGACCGTTTGTAGCTCTCAGCGCTATTAACTCCGGGGTTAAAGAGATTCGCGACGTGCTGAGCCGACCTTCGGGTATGTTTCCTCCGGTGGTCTTTATCGACGAAATTCACCGCTTCAACAAAAGTCAGCAGGATGCCCTGCTCGGGGCCGTCGAAAAAGGACAGATTACACTCATCGGAGCCACTACCGAGAATCCGTCGTTTGAGGTGAACAGCGCCCTGCTCTCGCGCTGCCAGGTGTATATCCTCGAAGCGCTCAGCCGCGAAGAACTGATTCAGGTAGTTGACCGGGCGATTGCGCAGGATGCGTTTCTTCAGTCAAAACAGATTCAGATTGAATCCTACGATGCCCTGCTGCGGCTATCGGGGGGCGACGGCCGTAAACTCCTGAACCTGCTCGAATTAGTAGCCTCGGCGCACGTATCGACCGAACCGTTATTCATTACGGACGAGGTCGTAACAACTGTAGCCCAGCAGAACATTGCCCGTTACGATAAATCAGGCGAGCAGCATTACGACATTATTTCGGCCTTTATCAAGTCCCTGCGCGGCTCCGACCCGAACGCAGCTCTCTACTGGATGGCCCGGATGATCGTGGCGGGCGAAGATCCGGTGTTCATTGCCCGGCGCATGCTGATTCTGGCGTCAGAAGATATTGGCAACGCCAACCCTACTGCCCTGATTATGGCTTCGGAAGCGGTGCAGGCCATCAAAGCCATTGGCATGCCTGAGGGCCGGATTATTCTGTCGCAGGTGGCGGTTTATCTGGCGACTTCGCCCAAGAGCAACGCGAGTTACGTAGCGATCAACGACGCCATTGCCCTAGCCGAACAGACGGCCCACCTGCCCGTGCCGCTGCACTTACGTAACGCGCCGACGAAGCTTATGAAGCAGATTGGTTACGGGAACGAGTACCAGTACGCCCACGAATACGAAGGCAATTTTACGCTGCAGAACTTTCTGCCTGAAGACCTGAAAGGCCAAAAACTCTACGAACCCGGCCAGAACGCCCGCGAAGCCGAAATCCGCCGGAACCTGCAGAAGTGGTGGGGCGAATGGTATGGGTATTGA
- a CDS encoding sensor histidine kinase — protein MSLLRKTLLYLFLVSVPVVIGGGWLFHLLIYRGIQYEIDEQLSSDLAYVRQQLAQGHQFAGRFPLDNPRVEPVGFGRLIGPVFTDTLAFDWRENQRIPVRQLVSTEVVRGKTYRITVRQAMGELNEIAHFLSLVVTGGFIILLGLLVLLNGWVSRRLWQPFYRLTNRLREYRLDENTPTVFPDSVIAEFSAVSAALNAMSRNLYQQFRVQKEFTDHAAHEMQTPLALVTAQLDSLLGTEPLTSEQVELMESAQNSVRRLVNLNKSLLLLTKIDNRQFAEQQRVDLSDLVESLYRQFIPLADYRKMTWQRQVSPGVQKTLNPYLAEVLVTNLLKNAILHADTSTGSTIILTPTHLKTRNAGPPLPFPADQLFGRFVKNPARPNSTGLGLALVKQIADRYGIIVSYAYDSLTRVHEFTLSLPAS, from the coding sequence ATGAGTTTACTGCGTAAAACGTTGTTGTATCTCTTTCTGGTCTCGGTGCCGGTGGTAATTGGGGGTGGCTGGTTATTCCATCTGCTGATTTACCGGGGCATTCAGTACGAAATAGACGAGCAGTTGAGCAGCGATCTGGCTTATGTCCGTCAGCAATTAGCGCAGGGGCACCAGTTTGCGGGTCGGTTTCCTTTAGACAATCCGCGCGTGGAGCCGGTAGGGTTTGGGCGTCTCATAGGTCCGGTGTTTACAGATACGCTGGCTTTTGACTGGCGGGAGAATCAACGCATCCCAGTTCGTCAGCTTGTGAGCACCGAAGTTGTGCGGGGAAAAACGTATCGCATCACCGTCCGGCAGGCTATGGGCGAACTGAATGAGATTGCTCATTTTCTGTCGCTGGTCGTAACCGGTGGGTTTATCATCCTGCTGGGTTTGCTGGTGCTGCTCAACGGATGGGTGTCACGACGACTATGGCAGCCGTTCTACCGTCTGACAAACCGGCTCCGAGAGTACCGGCTGGATGAGAATACTCCGACTGTCTTTCCGGACAGCGTCATTGCGGAGTTCAGTGCGGTCAGCGCAGCTCTGAATGCTATGAGCCGAAACCTCTACCAGCAGTTCCGGGTCCAGAAAGAGTTCACCGACCATGCAGCCCACGAAATGCAGACTCCGCTGGCCCTGGTTACGGCCCAGCTGGACAGCCTGCTGGGCACCGAACCGCTCACGTCAGAGCAGGTCGAGCTGATGGAATCAGCCCAGAACTCGGTTCGGCGATTGGTGAACCTCAACAAAAGTCTGCTGCTGCTGACCAAAATAGACAACAGGCAGTTTGCCGAACAGCAGCGGGTCGACCTGAGCGATCTGGTTGAGAGTCTATACCGGCAGTTTATTCCGCTGGCCGATTACCGGAAAATGACCTGGCAGCGTCAGGTTAGTCCGGGCGTCCAAAAGACCCTTAACCCTTATTTGGCCGAAGTTCTGGTAACGAACCTGCTGAAAAATGCGATCCTGCACGCCGATACCAGCACCGGCTCAACAATCATTCTGACCCCTACTCACCTGAAAACGCGGAATGCTGGGCCGCCGTTACCCTTTCCAGCGGATCAGCTTTTTGGTCGGTTCGTCAAGAATCCGGCCCGGCCCAATTCAACGGGTTTGGGTCTTGCCCTGGTAAAACAGATCGCCGATCGGTACGGCATAATCGTTAGCTATGCATACGACAGCCTAACCAGGGTCCACGAGTTTACGCTATCTCTACCCGCTTCCTGA
- a CDS encoding response regulator transcription factor, with protein sequence MKILLVEDEVTLLGAMRHFLEEEKYIVTTATTYAQASLAIHDYVYDCIVVDNGLPDGNGLNLIRQVKADQKPASGPMPGVSTPGLIIISAKDSLNDKLLGLELGSDDYLTKPFHLPELNARIKSVLRRRFFGGNTLLTFGAISVDAQSHQVHVAGEPVDLTEKEYQLLLFFMANPNRLLTKAAIAESVWGDYMDGADSHDFLYTHIKNLRRKLIDRDCPDYIRTRYGAGYLFSQTI encoded by the coding sequence ATGAAAATTCTGCTGGTGGAAGACGAAGTGACCCTGCTTGGGGCGATGCGCCATTTTCTGGAAGAGGAAAAATACATCGTTACGACAGCCACGACCTACGCCCAGGCGAGTTTAGCCATCCATGACTATGTCTATGACTGCATTGTGGTCGACAATGGTTTGCCCGATGGCAATGGATTGAATCTGATCCGGCAGGTTAAAGCCGATCAAAAACCGGCTTCCGGGCCCATGCCCGGCGTATCCACGCCGGGCCTCATTATTATTTCCGCCAAAGATTCGCTCAACGATAAGCTGCTGGGGCTGGAACTCGGTTCGGACGATTACCTGACCAAGCCTTTTCACCTGCCCGAACTCAACGCCCGGATCAAGTCCGTGCTCCGTCGCCGATTTTTCGGCGGAAATACGCTCCTTACGTTTGGGGCTATTTCGGTAGATGCCCAGTCCCATCAGGTACATGTCGCCGGCGAACCGGTTGACCTCACGGAGAAAGAATACCAACTGCTGCTGTTTTTCATGGCGAATCCAAACCGGCTGCTGACGAAGGCTGCCATCGCCGAATCGGTCTGGGGCGATTATATGGATGGAGCCGATTCGCACGATTTTCTGTATACGCACATCAAGAACCTGCGCCGGAAATTGATTGATCGGGACTGTCCGGACTATATCAGAACCCGGTACGGAGCAGGGTATCTGTTCAGCCAAACAATATGA